CCACACCACATTGCCTGCACTTTGCCGGCAGGAACATTCACGGTATTTACAAAAGGTTTTGCATCGTAGGTAGTTCCGTTGGTATTGATACAGCTGAATTGGGAAGCAGCGATTTTTCTGCCGTCAGGGCCGATAAGATCCGTGAAAGTGATTTTCACATCTTTCAGTTCCCTGATCGCATAAAGGCCTAACTGGAAAGAATAGTATTCACCTTTATCCGCCTGGCCTTTGAAAGATTGGGAAGGGCCGCTCTGGATCCAGCGTTGTGGCAGATCATCGGTCATCTTGATAACGTTTGATCTGTCTTCCGGGAACACGAGGTAACCGGCGCCTGGATGTTTCAGCAGCAAGGCTTTCATTTCCTTATCCGTGGCAATTACTTCCATCGGATAGGATGAATTGAAAGCATCAACGGCTTCCATTTCTTTAACGGCGGCGTTCGGCTTCAGGGATGCCGGAATAGCCTGTAACCAGCTATCGGCAGCGGTTTGTTCAGGTTGGAGGTAAACGCCTTTAGGGTAATTGGAGCGGCCTTCGTTTTTGTAGGGCAGGTAATAGATGTAGTATTCGCCCTTACCGGAGGTAGGTTCGAAAATAATGTCTCCTTGTTCACGGTTTAACACCAACGTTTTAACGTTGGTAACTTTAGCTTTCGTTTTTGCATCCTGGATGATAATGCGTTTGGCTTCCGGATTTTCGTCGCGGCGGCGCCATGGGATCACTACCCTGGCAGCATTTCCTGTTCCACTGAAAGTAACCACTACCCTGTGATTTCCCAGGGAGTCGGCGTTCCAGGAATTGTTGCCTTCAGTATACTTCAGCTGCTGGGCGGTAATGGTACCTATCATACCCAGACTGAGTCCTGCCAGGATCAATCCTTTTTTAGCGAATGCAGTAAACGGTCGGTTCTGTAACATGTAAATAATATTGATCCTCGAAAAATATATAAAAAATTGCCGAATTCAATGCAAGACTATGTAAGCGGCAAAAAGCGAAGGCTCCTGGCGTTACCGACAGGAGCCTTCTGAGTTTACAACAGATATTATGGGTTCTGAACCAGATTAGGGTTCAATAAGATATCCTGTTCAGGAATATAGTGAACCACCCTTGCATTCGTATATTCAATGGTTTGTGGATTTACCGGATGATATCCAGGGTAATCTCTTACCAGGTTTCTGTTGTTACGGAAGATGTCGAAGCAGCGATGTGTTTCAAACGCAAGCTCCAGGCGGGTTTCATCCAGTACAACATCGAGTACCGTCGCATATCCTTTCAGGTCGCCGGTAGAGAACAATGCGGTGCCGCTGAGTCCTGCACGGGTGCGGATGGTATTTACATCAGCGATTGCCTGATTGTTATTGCCCATTTTCGCAGCAGCTTCTGCTCTGATGAGGTACATTTCCGCGAGGCGGAATACTACAGGAGAGCTGAGTGTAGGGATATTATCCTGATTAGAAAATTTGGTGATGTACCATTTTTCTACCTGGATACCACCAGCTTTACCGCGTGTAGCTACTACTTTTTTACCGGAAGCATTAGTAGAATCTCCACCAGCAGCACTTTTCAGGTAAAGCGGTTGTACAAAAGTATGTCTTGCATCCTGGGGATATTTATCCAACAATTTGCGGTAGGCTTCAGATGCATAGATTTCGCCGTAGCCTAAGCCATTCGGGGAAGTATAATACATAGAACCGATGGAAGACCAGTCGCGATCATCTTGTGCAGTGTGATGGATTGCCCAGATTGTTTCCTTGTTATCCTGATTACCTTTTGTATAATATTTAGGCAGATCATCTGTTGTTATCAGGGAGTATCTATTGGAATTGATAACAGAATCAGCAAAGATATAAGCAGAATCGTTTTGGCCTTTATAGAGATATACTCTAGCCAGCATGGCCAGGGCTACGTTTTTGGTAGCATAACTATTCGGCCGGTCATCTGTATTTTTGGTCATCAGATCTTTTGCTTTACGCAGATCAGCGATTACCTGGTCGTATACTTCTTTAACAGTATTACGTTTAGGCTTAGCTGTTATATCAGCTGTAGTGACCACAGGAACACCCAGATTAGTTTCCGGAGACTGGGCATATGGACGGCCGAATGTACGTACCAGGCTATGATGTACGAATGCACGGATGAAGAGGTTTTCACCTATCATCTGGTCTACATCGGCAGAAGTACCTTCTTTCATTTCCGCCAGCAACAGATTACAACCATTGATAGCTCTGTAAGCTGCACGCCAGTAGGCAGAAGTATTACCCTGGTTAGTCAGATGTCCGTATGTATAAGAATAGAATAACGGGTCAGTTGTAGTTCCGCTCAAAGCGATATCATCGCTGGGGAACTCTCCAATCTGCCAGTAGTTACGGGTGAACTCAGGTTCTTTTAATAATGCGTAGTTACCGTCAGTTGCATTTTGCCACATAGCTGGATCTTTTGCATCTATGTTTGGCACTGCCTGATGCGGTTCTTTATTAAGGGAGCAAGAAGCAGCCAACATCACCAGTGAAAGTCCTGCAAAATATTTTGATATATGCTTCATCGTAATCTCTTTTTAATACCTGTTAAAAATTAATTTCCAGACCAGCGAACCATTTTCTGGCAATAGGATACTTGAAACTATTGATACCACGGTCGTCTACCTCAGGGTCGATACCTGAGAATCTGGTGAGGGTCCACAGGTTATCTCCACCAATAGAAATTCTGGCGTTGCCAATTTTCATGCGGTCGAGCCATTCGTGTGGCAGGGAGTAGCTCAGGTTTACGTTTCTCAGACGCAGGTAGCTACCATCTTCCAGGTAACGGGAGGATGGTTTGTTAGAGTATTTATTTCCGTTGAGTGTGTATTTAGGATGGGTGGCATTATCACCCGCTTTTTCCCAGCGGCTCCAGCCTTTATCCAATTGCATCTGGTTGTACTGTGAGTAGGCGCCATCGTTATCCATCAGTTCTCTGGTTCCGTTATAAATCTGGTTGCCGGAAACAAAGGTGAAGAATGCAGACAACTGGAAGTTTTTATATGCGAATGTATTTCTGATACCTCCAAAGAATTTAGGAGATGCAGATCCTACATTTTGTAAAGTTGCATTATTATAATTGTTGGTAGCTGTTTTGGTTACTTTTCCGGTAGTTGGATCTTTAGTCACCTGTTCCCACAGCGGATCGCCATTTGCAGGATCTACACCCAGCCATTTACGCATGTAGAAGGTACGCATATCCTGGCCTGTTTGCAGCCCAAAATAACCACTCATAGGATCAATGATCAGTGCCTGGTCGCCATAAAGTGAAACAATTTTGTTCTGATTGAAACCGATGTTGAAGTCGGTGCTCCATTTAAATTTACCGATCAGGTTCTCGGAGTTGATAGCAATTTCGATCCCTTTATTACGCACCTGGCCAATGTTCATTGGTACAAAAGAGTAGCCCGCATTTGCTGGCAGCGGAACGTTGAACAACAGATCCTTATTATCTTTCTGGTACAATTCAAGGGTGAGGTTCAATCTGTTCCAGAGGCCCAGGTCTATACCGAGGTTGGTATTGTAAGCCTTTTCCCAGGTAAGGTTAGGTACGCCTATCGTCAGTGGATAAATAGATGGCAGGCCGTTATATTGTGCTTTGGCCTGATATGAACCGATTGCCAGATAATCATCAATATTGGCGTTACCGGTAGTACCATAGCTCAGACGTACTTTCAGGTTGGAAATCTGTCTGATTTGTTTGATGAAATTTTCTTCAGAAGCAGCCCATGAAGCACCAAATGCGTAGAAGTTTCCATATTGGTTTGCATCACCAAAACGGGATGAACCGTCACGTCTGAAAGAAGAAGTAAGGTAGTATTTATAAGCGTAGTTATAGTTTGCCTGTACGAAGTAAGAATTGAAAGCACGGTCAATTTTCAGGCCTTCAATCTTTTGAGGTGTTGCAGCTGCGTTTAATACATCTCTACCAGGAAGGATACCTTTACCGGTAGCGCTGTTGAACTGATAATTTACAGTCTGGAACTCAGCTCCGAGCAATCCATCAATATGGTGATCCTTTTTGATGGTATATCTTGCTTTCAACAGGTTAGAGCTGATATAGGTAGCAGAGTCGATACTACCGTTATACAGTGTACCCAGGTCATCACCACCAGCGGATGTTCTGATGTCGCCGTTGTATTCTTCACGCTCATGGTAGGATTCAGCGCGGTTAGTGCTGCTGAAGGACAACCATTTGGTGATATCATATTCCAGTTTGAATAAACCTTCCAGCTGCTGGCGTCTCTTAGCGTCGTAGTTATACTGCTGATCATAGAGGAAGTTAACCTGATCCCTGTTATACCACACTGGCGCATTGATAGGATTAATTGGTTTCCCGTTGGCATCATATGGTTTATCCCATGGATTGTTAGTATAGTACTGGTACAACGAACCGCCGGAATTGTCATGGTCATTTTGTTGAGAAAATGCGACGTTGGCACTGATGCGGAACTTGTCATTGATATTGTGATCGAGGTTCAGACGGCCGCTAAAGCGCTCCAGTCCTGTACCTCTGAGGATACCATCTTCTTTGTAATAGTTACCACCGAGGTAGAATTTAGTTTTTTCGCTACCTCCACTAGTGCTCAGCTCATAGTTCTGATTTGACGCAGTATGGAAGGCAAGTTTCTGCCAATCGGTGTTCAGGTTTCTGATGCCAGGGTCCATATTAGCGCCTGCAGCCTGTTGCAGATCGAATAACTGGGAACCATTCATCAGGTGGAAATGACCTGTATTTAATTGAGCTGAACCGATATTGGTGCGGAAGGTCGTCTGTGATTTACCAGCTTTACCTCTTTTGGTAGTGATTACCATTACACCGTTTGCAGCGCGGGCACCATATAAAGTAGTGGCTGCCGCATCTTTCAGTACGGTTACAGATTCGATATCACTCGGGTTAGGCAAACCTCCGATGATACCGTCCACTACGATCAGCGGCTGGTTGCCGGCAGTAAGCGTACCGTTACCACGGATACGGATTGTCGGTGCAGCAGCAGGATCTCCGGAGCTGCTACCTATAAATACACCGGATACTTTACCCTGCAGCATTTTATCCATACTGCTGGCGGTTACGTCTTTCAGTTTGGCAGCATTTACTACCTGTGCAGCACCCGTAAGGTTTTTCACGGTGGTAGTGGTATACCCCATTACAACTACTTCATCCAGCTTTTTAGTGTCTGGTTCTAGTTTGATACTTACCTGTGTACGGCCTTCCAGTCTGATTTTTTGCTGGATATAACCTACATAGGAACAAACCAGGGTAACGTTGTTATTCGGAGCATTGATGGTGAAAGTACCGGTCGGATCTGTAACGGCACCTGCAGTGGTACCTTCAACGGTAATCGTTACACCTGGTAAAGCCTCGCCTGTTTTGGCATCGGTAACTTTACCGGTAATTTTTTCTGTGACAGCTTTTGCCGAAGGAGTAATTACAACCAGATTGTTTTCCAGCACTCGATAAGTTACATTCGACTTATCGAAGAGCATTCCAAGAATGTCATCTATCTTCTTTTCTTTCACATCTATGCTGACATTCTTATTCAGATCAGCAAAATCCTCATTGTAAAAAAAACGGTAGTTGCTGGAGTTCTCAATCAGTTTGAAAACTTCCTTCACGCGCTTATTTTCAGCAGAAACAGATGCTATTTTTTCTTGTGCAAAGGTGGTTGCAGATACCTGTAAGAATCCTCCGAAAATCAGCACACTGGTCAGTTTCGTCATACGCAATAATTTTCGCCTGGGACATAGAAATTCCGCCAGGTTTGAAGTGGATTTCATAAACTTGTAAAGATTTTAGTTAAACGAATAGTTACAGTAGGATGTCCGTCGCAAAGACTTCCTACAAAAAGTGATGTTCGTCAATTGGGGTAAGTCGCATTACCCCAATTTTTTTAGTTGTTCATATCGTGCATTAAGCTTGTTTTTACAGGTGACAAAAATGTAGTTTTCCCTTGTTCACTTTATTGCAAAACTTCTTATATACTCCTTTATTATTTATTGAATTTAAACGCGTTAGAATATTTCTCCTTTAATGTTTCATCTAACGACAACATTACTACTCCTGCTTCTATTCTATATTGAAGCGGGGCAGTCAGCTTGAGAATATTCAGTACCTGTTCCAGTGTTTCCTGACGGAAAGTGCCACTGAACTTATACTTTTTCAGTTCTTCATTTTGAAAGACCACCTGTACATTGAATTTTCTTTCCATTGTTACTGCCAGTTCTTCAAGCGATTGTGAGGCGATGATCCAGCTACCATCTTTCCATGCAGTATAGATTTCAGTATTGTTCACTTCTTTACTCACTACTGGTGTTGGCTGTTTTTCAGGTTCTTTTTCATTGTCGGTTTTGTGCGCTTGCTGTACGGACACAGGTTTTTCATATACAACGTGTTCATGTGGTTTCATGACCACATTAAACGGCTGGCGGGTGGAAGAACCGTCAATCTTTACCTCCCCATCGATCAGGGTGGTTACAACTGTTTTTTCCTCCGGGTAGGCCTTCACGTTAAAGGAAGTCCCCAGCGCCAGTATCCTCAAATCAGAAGCCTTTACAGTAAAGGGTTTCTGCGGATTTGTATGTACTTTAAAAAATGCTTCTCCTTCCAGATTTACTTCTCTCCTAAGTGTATTGTATGATTGCGCATATTGCAGTTTACTTCCTGCGTTCAGCCATACTTCTGTTCCATCCGAAAGTTCGATTCTGGTTGTTGCTCCTTTAGGGCTGGTGATGGTCACCATGTCGCTGCCGGAGCCTTTATTTCCTTGTTTTTCAGACCATGCCAGCATGGCCCCGCCTCCCAACAGGAAAGGCAGTATAAAAGATGCGGCTATACGAACGGCCCTTTTCCATTTTGAAAAATTATCAGCAGGTGGTACAATTTGCCCGTGAAGCTCTTTCCAGGCACTCAGGGTATCATAGCCTCCTGATTTGGCAGCTGCTGTCCATGCTTCACGCAGTTCGAGAAAATGCAGGCGATTGGCCATACTTAGCTCAATCCAGTCTTCCAACTGCTGTTGTTCAGATGCGGAAATATCTCCGGATAGGAATGCAGCAATCAGTTCATCCATTTCCTCGCGTGAATAGTTAGTCATAACCAGAACAAATCATTTAATTAGACAATCGCCGATTGCCGATAGGGTGACAAGAAGAAAAAAAAGTTTCCAATTATTTAATATTGCTACTTCAGTAAAGGCAGCAATTCGTCCCGAAGCCTTTTAAGGGCGCGGGTCATTTGTGTTTTCACCGTGTTGATGGAGATGCCCAGATGGCGGGAAATTTCCGGATAACTAAGTTGTTCGAATCTGCTAAGCCTGAATATATCCTGGCACTGTGGCGGCAATCTGCGGATGGCATTCTCCACCATGCCTTCCATTTCCGTACGTTCCAGGTTTTCTGATGGATCGTGAGGTACAGGCAAGCTCATTAAGGTTGTACGTGACTCTATCTGGCGCAATAACTCAGAACCGTACCTGTCGCGGATTTTGGCTTGCTTAAGGTAATTGAGTGCGTTATTTTGCACTGCTCTGTATAGATAGGCTTTTGCTGAAACCTCAATTTTTATTTCTTCATAGCGCTCCCAGATCTTCAGAAATGTATCCTGTACAATTTCTTCTGCCAGTTCTCTTCTTCCAACAAAATCAAATGCAAAAGTGCAGAGTGCATCATAGTGCACCTTGAATAGTGATTCAAAGTTGATTAGTTCACTGTTGTTAGTGGCAATATTTAATATCCTATTCTCCAAAGTATGGCTGGCAATACGAGCGTGTTCACTGTGGCGAAAAGATACGACATCCTGCATTAATAAAAAACGCGGATTTAGATCCGCGTTTTTTATTAATATAAGTAATTTATAATGTTGCGATTACATGCATAATCCGCCGCAAGCACTGATAGTCTGACCTGTAACATAGGAGCTCATATCAGAAGCGAGGAAGAGGCAAACGTTGGCAATATCTTCTGGTGTTCCGAAGCGTGCCAGTGGAATTTGCTGGATGTAGTTAGTAGCAGCTTCACCTTCTTTCAGGTAGCTGGTCATATCTGTTTCGATGAAACCAGGCGCTACTGCATTTACACGGATATTGCGGCTACCCATTTCCTGTGCAATAGATTTGGTAAAGCCGATAATACCAGCTTTAGAAGCGGCATAGCTGCTTTGGCCGGCATTACCCATGATACCGATTACAGAACTCATGTTGATGATGGATCCGCTTTTCGCTTTCATCATCGGACGAATAACCTGTTTAGTCATGTTGTACACGCTTTTCAGGTTGATATTCATCACATCGTCCCACTGATCAGGACTCATGCGCAGCAGGAGATTATCTTTAGAAATACCGGCGTTATTTACGCAGATATCGATGGCACCAAATTCTTTCAGAACATCTGCAACCAGTGTTTCACATTCTTCAAAAACACCAGCATTGGATTTATATGCTTTCGCTTTTACGCCAAAAGCCTTCAGCTTGTCTTCCAATATTTTAGCCTTTTCATCGGAGCTTACATATGTGAAAGCCACATGAGCGCCCTGCGCCGCAAATTTTAAGGCAATCGCTTCACCGATACCACGGCTGGCGCCTGTTACAATCGCTACTTTGTTCTCCAGTAATTTCATGTTATAGTTGATAGGTTTTTAAGCTTTCATATTGGCTGCCGCAAAACGCAGAATTTCTTCCAGGTAATTACGGTCGTTATTCAATCTTGGTATTTTATGCTGTCCGCCCAGCTTTCCTTTACTTTTCAGGAATTCACAGAAGGTGCCTTGTGGCATCACATGTACAACCGGCATTCTCAATGCTATATCCTTATGACGTTTTGCTTCGTAGTCGGAATTGATGGTTTTCAGCGTTGCATCCAGGACGTTAGTGAAGTGTTCCAGGTTGTCCGGCATTACTTCAAACTCAACAAGCCATTCATGGCCACCGTTGCCGTTGTCACTGAAATACACCGGTGCTGCTGTATAATCGTTTACAACCGCTCCTGTTGCTTCGCTGGCTTTAGCCACTGCAATATCGGAGTTTTCCACAATTACTTCCTCACCAAAGGCATTGATGAAGGATTTGGTACGGCCACTCACCTTAATTCTGTATGGCAGCAGTGAAGTAAATTGAATGGTATCTCCTACCAGGTATCTCCAAAGTCCGCCATTGGTGCTGATGATAAGGGCGTAGTTTTTACCCAGCTCCACTTCCTGCAGTTGCAGGGTTTTAGGATTTTCCTTACCCAGCTCTTCCATTGGCATGAATTCATAGAAGATGCCATGGTTGAGGAATAACAATAATCCTTCTTCTCCTACTACATCCTGTGCGGCAAAGAATCCTTCTGATGCATTATAGGTTTCCTGGTAATACATCATCGGCTTGCGGATCAGCTTCTTGAACTGCTCACGGTATGGGGTGAAGCTCACACCTCCGTGCATATACAATTCAATACTTGGCCATACGTCGGCCAGGTTGTCTGTTCCTGTAAGTTCAAAAATTCTTTTGATGAGAACAATGGTCCAGGTCGGAACACCGGCAATACTGGTTACATTTTCATGTATAACAGCGTTGGCCATACGTTCTATTTTCTCTTCCCATTCGTCCATCAGGGCTATGGAAAGGTCCGGGGTACGGATCATATTTCCATAGAACGGCATGTTTTGCAGCATCACCGCACTGAGGTCGCCAAAGTAAGAGTCGCTGCCTTCGGATAATTTATTTACCTGATGACTTCCGCCTATCACCAGTGATTTACCGGTAAGCAGGTCAGAATCAGGGAAATTATTATAGTATAAGGTAAGTACATCTCTTCCTGAACGATAATGACATTCGTCCAGACTTTCAACAGTTACAGGAATAAATTTGCTCTTGTCAGCAGTAGTGCCGCTGGATTTAGCGAACCATTTTATCGGGGTATTCCAGAGAATATTCTGCTGTCCTTCCATCACGCGCTGGATATACGGCTTGATGGTATCATATGTATGAATAGGGACCGCCTGTTTATATTCATCTATCTTATAAATTTTGGAAAAACCATGTTGTTTTCCAAATTCAGTATACTGCGCTGCACTGATAAGGTTTTGGAATACCTGCTGCTGCACCTGGACAGGATACTGCATAAAATGGGCTATACGCCCCATGCGCAGTCTGGCCAATTGTGATATTGCAGGACTTAATATTCTCATATAGGATTGCGGTGGGAATGTATTATTGTTGTTTAGCTGCTTCGTCCAGATAATTTTTACGGCGCAGAATGAAATTCTGGCCAAGATACACTTTTCTCACTTGTTCGTCCTCTGCCAGATCTTCTGCTGATCCCGATTTGAGGATTTTTCCCTCAAATAACAGATAAGCCCTGTCTGTAATAGATAGCGTTTCCTGTACGTTGTGGTCAGTAATCAGAATACCAATATTCTTGTATTTCAGTTTGGCTACAATAGACTGAATATCCTCTACGGCGATAGGGTCAATACCTGCAAATGGTTCGTCCAGCAGGATGAATTTAGGGTCTACGGCCAGTGCACGCGCAATTTCCGTACGGCGGCGTTCGCCACCACTGAGTACGTCTCCGGGGCTCTTTCTAACGTGTTGCAAACGGAATTCTGTTAATAATGATTCCAGTTTGTCTTTCTGTTCCGCCCTTTTCAGGTTGGTCATCTCTAAAACGGCTGCAATATTGTCTTCTACGCTGAGCTTACGGAATACAGATGCCTCCTGTGGAAGGTACCCAATACCCATTTTTGCTCTTTTGTACATAGGCAACTTGGTGATATTCAGATCGTTAAGATAAACATTACCTTCATCCGGCTTAATCAGGCCTACTACCATGTAAAAAGATGTGGTTTTACCCGCACCGTTAGGACCCAGCAGTCCTACTATCTCGCCCTGCGATACTTCTACAGAAACGTGATTTACTACGGTTCTGGCGCCATAACGCTTTACAAGCTGGTCTGTATGTATTCTTAGTGCCATATTTTCAAACTTAGCAAAATTAAACAATTCATCCACTTAGCCTAGTTATAGTTATCATAAGATCAAAAATGGTACTTTTTTACCCGGATGTAGTAAATTAGCAATACTAATGCTGCAACTGATCATATGAAAGTAATCGAACATATCACTCAGGCCAAAGATACCCTTATCTCTTTTGAAGTGTTGCCTCCCCTGAAAGGCAAAAGCATTGAATCCATCTACGAGCACCTCGATCCCCTGATGGAATTCAAGCCGGCATTCGTCAACGTCACCTACCACCGCTCGGAACATATGTTCAAGAAAAAAACCGACGGCTCCTTCGAAAAGGTAGAAATCCGCAAACGCCCGGGCACCGTTGGTATCTGCGCAGCAATCATGAACCATTATAACGTCAGTACCGTCCCTCATCTTATCTGTGGTGGCTTCAGCAAAGAAGAAACAGAGAACGCATTGATCGATCTGGCGTTTATTGGAATAGATAACGTATTGGTACTCAGAGGAGACGCTCCTAAAAATGAATCTTTCTTTGAGCCTGACCCGCACGGACACAGTTACGCCAGCGAACTCCTCGAACAGGTGGTACATATGAATAATGGCATTTACCTGGAAGATGACCTGCAAGGTGGCGTAAAAACAAATTTCTGCATCGGCGTAGCCGGATACCCGGAAAAACATGCCGAAGCCCCCAATATGCAGACAGACCTCCTGAACCTGAAAAGAAAAGTGGAAGGCGGCGCCGATTACATCGTTACACAGATGTTTTTCGATAACCAGAAATATTTCGACTTCGTAAATAAATGCAGGGAAATTGGCATTACCGTCCCTATCATACCAGGGCTGAAACCATTAACCACCCGGAAGCAACTGAGTATCCTGCCGCGTACCTTCAACGTAGATATCCCGACAGATTTCTCCAATGAAATCCTGAAATGTAAAACCGATAAAGAGGTAGAACAGGTAGGTACCGAATGGCTGATCGCACAAT
This window of the Chitinophaga sp. Cy-1792 genome carries:
- a CDS encoding RagB/SusD family nutrient uptake outer membrane protein, whose amino-acid sequence is MKHISKYFAGLSLVMLAASCSLNKEPHQAVPNIDAKDPAMWQNATDGNYALLKEPEFTRNYWQIGEFPSDDIALSGTTTDPLFYSYTYGHLTNQGNTSAYWRAAYRAINGCNLLLAEMKEGTSADVDQMIGENLFIRAFVHHSLVRTFGRPYAQSPETNLGVPVVTTADITAKPKRNTVKEVYDQVIADLRKAKDLMTKNTDDRPNSYATKNVALAMLARVYLYKGQNDSAYIFADSVINSNRYSLITTDDLPKYYTKGNQDNKETIWAIHHTAQDDRDWSSIGSMYYTSPNGLGYGEIYASEAYRKLLDKYPQDARHTFVQPLYLKSAAGGDSTNASGKKVVATRGKAGGIQVEKWYITKFSNQDNIPTLSSPVVFRLAEMYLIRAEAAAKMGNNNQAIADVNTIRTRAGLSGTALFSTGDLKGYATVLDVVLDETRLELAFETHRCFDIFRNNRNLVRDYPGYHPVNPQTIEYTNARVVHYIPEQDILLNPNLVQNP
- a CDS encoding TonB-dependent receptor; translated protein: MTKLTSVLIFGGFLQVSATTFAQEKIASVSAENKRVKEVFKLIENSSNYRFFYNEDFADLNKNVSIDVKEKKIDDILGMLFDKSNVTYRVLENNLVVITPSAKAVTEKITGKVTDAKTGEALPGVTITVEGTTAGAVTDPTGTFTINAPNNNVTLVCSYVGYIQQKIRLEGRTQVSIKLEPDTKKLDEVVVMGYTTTTVKNLTGAAQVVNAAKLKDVTASSMDKMLQGKVSGVFIGSSSGDPAAAPTIRIRGNGTLTAGNQPLIVVDGIIGGLPNPSDIESVTVLKDAAATTLYGARAANGVMVITTKRGKAGKSQTTFRTNIGSAQLNTGHFHLMNGSQLFDLQQAAGANMDPGIRNLNTDWQKLAFHTASNQNYELSTSGGSEKTKFYLGGNYYKEDGILRGTGLERFSGRLNLDHNINDKFRISANVAFSQQNDHDNSGGSLYQYYTNNPWDKPYDANGKPINPINAPVWYNRDQVNFLYDQQYNYDAKRRQQLEGLFKLEYDITKWLSFSSTNRAESYHEREEYNGDIRTSAGGDDLGTLYNGSIDSATYISSNLLKARYTIKKDHHIDGLLGAEFQTVNYQFNSATGKGILPGRDVLNAAATPQKIEGLKIDRAFNSYFVQANYNYAYKYYLTSSFRRDGSSRFGDANQYGNFYAFGASWAASEENFIKQIRQISNLKVRLSYGTTGNANIDDYLAIGSYQAKAQYNGLPSIYPLTIGVPNLTWEKAYNTNLGIDLGLWNRLNLTLELYQKDNKDLLFNVPLPANAGYSFVPMNIGQVRNKGIEIAINSENLIGKFKWSTDFNIGFNQNKIVSLYGDQALIIDPMSGYFGLQTGQDMRTFYMRKWLGVDPANGDPLWEQVTKDPTTGKVTKTATNNYNNATLQNVGSASPKFFGGIRNTFAYKNFQLSAFFTFVSGNQIYNGTRELMDNDGAYSQYNQMQLDKGWSRWEKAGDNATHPKYTLNGNKYSNKPSSRYLEDGSYLRLRNVNLSYSLPHEWLDRMKIGNARISIGGDNLWTLTRFSGIDPEVDDRGINSFKYPIARKWFAGLEINF
- a CDS encoding FecR family protein, which encodes MTNYSREEMDELIAAFLSGDISASEQQQLEDWIELSMANRLHFLELREAWTAAAKSGGYDTLSAWKELHGQIVPPADNFSKWKRAVRIAASFILPFLLGGGAMLAWSEKQGNKGSGSDMVTITSPKGATTRIELSDGTEVWLNAGSKLQYAQSYNTLRREVNLEGEAFFKVHTNPQKPFTVKASDLRILALGTSFNVKAYPEEKTVVTTLIDGEVKIDGSSTRQPFNVVMKPHEHVVYEKPVSVQQAHKTDNEKEPEKQPTPVVSKEVNNTEIYTAWKDGSWIIASQSLEELAVTMERKFNVQVVFQNEELKKYKFSGTFRQETLEQVLNILKLTAPLQYRIEAGVVMLSLDETLKEKYSNAFKFNK
- a CDS encoding RNA polymerase sigma-70 factor; translated protein: MQDVVSFRHSEHARIASHTLENRILNIATNNSELINFESLFKVHYDALCTFAFDFVGRRELAEEIVQDTFLKIWERYEEIKIEVSAKAYLYRAVQNNALNYLKQAKIRDRYGSELLRQIESRTTLMSLPVPHDPSENLERTEMEGMVENAIRRLPPQCQDIFRLSRFEQLSYPEISRHLGISINTVKTQMTRALKRLRDELLPLLK
- the fabG gene encoding 3-oxoacyl-[acyl-carrier-protein] reductase, coding for MKLLENKVAIVTGASRGIGEAIALKFAAQGAHVAFTYVSSDEKAKILEDKLKAFGVKAKAYKSNAGVFEECETLVADVLKEFGAIDICVNNAGISKDNLLLRMSPDQWDDVMNINLKSVYNMTKQVIRPMMKAKSGSIINMSSVIGIMGNAGQSSYAASKAGIIGFTKSIAQEMGSRNIRVNAVAPGFIETDMTSYLKEGEAATNYIQQIPLARFGTPEDIANVCLFLASDMSSYVTGQTISACGGLCM
- a CDS encoding GH3 auxin-responsive promoter family protein, producing the protein MQYPVQVQQQVFQNLISAAQYTEFGKQHGFSKIYKIDEYKQAVPIHTYDTIKPYIQRVMEGQQNILWNTPIKWFAKSSGTTADKSKFIPVTVESLDECHYRSGRDVLTLYYNNFPDSDLLTGKSLVIGGSHQVNKLSEGSDSYFGDLSAVMLQNMPFYGNMIRTPDLSIALMDEWEEKIERMANAVIHENVTSIAGVPTWTIVLIKRIFELTGTDNLADVWPSIELYMHGGVSFTPYREQFKKLIRKPMMYYQETYNASEGFFAAQDVVGEEGLLLFLNHGIFYEFMPMEELGKENPKTLQLQEVELGKNYALIISTNGGLWRYLVGDTIQFTSLLPYRIKVSGRTKSFINAFGEEVIVENSDIAVAKASEATGAVVNDYTAAPVYFSDNGNGGHEWLVEFEVMPDNLEHFTNVLDATLKTINSDYEAKRHKDIALRMPVVHVMPQGTFCEFLKSKGKLGGQHKIPRLNNDRNYLEEILRFAAANMKA
- the lptB gene encoding LPS export ABC transporter ATP-binding protein, which translates into the protein MALRIHTDQLVKRYGARTVVNHVSVEVSQGEIVGLLGPNGAGKTTSFYMVVGLIKPDEGNVYLNDLNITKLPMYKRAKMGIGYLPQEASVFRKLSVEDNIAAVLEMTNLKRAEQKDKLESLLTEFRLQHVRKSPGDVLSGGERRRTEIARALAVDPKFILLDEPFAGIDPIAVEDIQSIVAKLKYKNIGILITDHNVQETLSITDRAYLLFEGKILKSGSAEDLAEDEQVRKVYLGQNFILRRKNYLDEAAKQQ
- the metF gene encoding methylenetetrahydrofolate reductase [NAD(P)H], giving the protein MKVIEHITQAKDTLISFEVLPPLKGKSIESIYEHLDPLMEFKPAFVNVTYHRSEHMFKKKTDGSFEKVEIRKRPGTVGICAAIMNHYNVSTVPHLICGGFSKEETENALIDLAFIGIDNVLVLRGDAPKNESFFEPDPHGHSYASELLEQVVHMNNGIYLEDDLQGGVKTNFCIGVAGYPEKHAEAPNMQTDLLNLKRKVEGGADYIVTQMFFDNQKYFDFVNKCREIGITVPIIPGLKPLTTRKQLSILPRTFNVDIPTDFSNEILKCKTDKEVEQVGTEWLIAQSKELKAHGVPVLHYYTLGKPKVVRQAVEAIF